One Silene latifolia isolate original U9 population chromosome 4, ASM4854445v1, whole genome shotgun sequence DNA segment encodes these proteins:
- the LOC141651448 gene encoding uncharacterized protein LOC141651448, with amino-acid sequence MKNGVIEFLNASFSKVVVGGQIRCPCKRCKNRYWLQRDEVFDHLKALGFVENYDEWIFHGEEPLQTQPFIEKLYEGVSFMDNTNELLNDTFRNGFEGSTGVEDGLNDEARKFYKLVEDGKQELYPGCKRFSKLSFLIRLLLFKTLHEISNVAFNDLLELLKEMVPEAKIPLNYTESRNIVKDLGLHYIKIYACPNDCMLFWKENEQPDECLECHTSKWKPCEENQSQKKTRKIPANVLWYFPLKPRLQRLYMCSKTAEFMTWHADEHPKDGYLRHPADGLAWQKFDSLYPHFLVNLEM; translated from the coding sequence ATGAAAAATGGGGTCATTGAGTTTCTAAACGCATCATTTTCTAAGGTTGTTGTAGGAGGTCAGATTAGATGTCCATGTAAGCGATGCAAAAATCGCTACTGGTTACAGAGAGATGAGGTCTTTGATCATCTAAAAGCACTCGGTTTTGTTGAAAATTATGATGAGTGGATCTTCCACGGTGAGGAACCATTGCAAACTCAACCTTTCATTGAAAAACTATATGAAGGGGTAAGTTTTATGGACAATACTAATGAATTGTTAAATGACACATTTAGAAATGGGTTTGAGGGATCTACTGGGGTAGAAGATGGTCTAAATGATGAAGCTAGAAAGTTTTATAAGTTGGTCGAGGATGGCAAACAAGAGTTATACCCTGGCTGTAAAAGATTTTCTAAACTCTCTTTCTTGATACGATTGCTTTTGTTTAAGACCCTTCATGAAATTAGCAATGTCGCATTTAATGATCTTCTAGAACTTTTGAAGGAAATGGTTCCAGAGGCGAAGATTCCTCTTAACTATACTGAATCCAGAAACATTGTTAAGGACTTAGGACTTCACTATATTAAAATATATGCATGTCCTAATGattgtatgctattttggaaagagaATGAGCAACCTGATGAGTGTCTTGAATGTCATACCTCTAAGTGGAAACCGTGTGAAGAAAATCAATCTCAAAAAAAGACTCGAAAAATTCCAGCAAATGTTTTGTGGTATTTTCCACTAAAACCTAGATTACAACGACTATATATGTGTTCAAAAACTGCAGAATTTATGACTTGGCATGCCGATGAACATCCAAAAGATGGGTATTTACGACACCCCGCGGATGGGCTAGCTTGGCAAAAGTTTGATTCTCTATACCCTCATTTCCTAGTGAACCTAGAAATGTGA